One genomic region from Cardiocondyla obscurior isolate alpha-2009 linkage group LG01, Cobs3.1, whole genome shotgun sequence encodes:
- the LOC139108111 gene encoding uncharacterized protein isoform X2: MVETPRDCVLQWAGHAGYITERFSGLLARQALVDVTLICDEQKLRVHKLVLASNSIYFEEILQQDLGQEPIILLKDLDFEILKAMVEFMYCGETTISHQHLASLHTAAQIFKVKELVSVIDTIVDSKNILSDFESCLKQQRRDCSLKVANSSLTEDDYVCVRCDKLSTEEDTAVCANSNNNDITSSNNQSLENEMVESTEHDLEHTLYEESDADASKKDAIDMSFSMSDVNINIQNDTTTNTVLTNVGTANEVQTRCINSNKDDGYCHSLDLKPILYEQCCDFSCDINENDQTTSALSQSCLPQVENDLEHCSESSTDVPSTVGKCVKVYTSKRRKSIDEVRNKLVHTQCNLVPTPPHSTDSIDLLDEPSVNDVPVSLLTSLDMESAEYILSLSAESIQSIVGGTISNQHTVIGYREINMERNTGKERLNSTNDTDCTKPVLRRSTRLSQQESDEAASLSSGSSSGTEKSFKKGNSPNRSESYAKAKRKRKEDRKVPDHNVVQSKKSNKKTNSKLIVRKSNKSACTVAVKEREDLKLKEESKSKANNRFKIESTERSVTGDQPTACHSVKSNVCKCISRALWGDMSDTLDYWENEMDLLAYPSNTEIPFAVGLLPLRTALEKMQATPDYQPRKTRSSVAPMKQDAGNNLKRKYCIPSDAVVPLKKQNNIDESPNTVCHIEIRTAPSQCVKNRKRFLSESITTLPANASTSQITSNNVG, translated from the exons ATGGTTGAAACGCCAAGGGATTGTGTCCTGCAGTGGGCTGGTCATGCGGGATATATTACAGAAAGATTCAGTGGTCTTTTGGCACGTCAAGCTTTAGTCGATGTCACGCTGATCTGCGATGAACAAAAGCTACGTGTTCACAAGCTGGTTTTAGCCTCGAATAGTATTTACTTTGAA GAAATACTACAACAAGATTTGGGGCAAGAAccaattatacttttaaaagaCTTGGACTTTGAAATTTTGAAGGCCATGGTCGAATTCATGTATTGCGGCGAAACTACGATATCTCATCAGCATTTAGCATCGTTACACACTGCGGCACAAATTTTTAAG GTAAAAGAACTGGTATCTGTAATCGATACTATTGTTgattccaaaaatattttgagcGATTTTGAAAGTTGCCTAAAACAGCAAAGAAGAGATTGTAGTTTAAAAGTTGCAAACAGTTCACTCACAGAGGATGATTACGTCTGTGTTAGATGTGATAAATTAAGCACGGAGGAGGATACAGCGGTCTGTGCAAATAGCAATAATAACGATATAACCTCAAGTAATAATCAATCTTTAGAGAACGAAATGGTTGAGAGCACCGAGCACGATTTGGAACACACTTTGTACGAAGAATCGGACGCTGATGCCAGCAAGAAAGATGCAATAGATATGTCGTTCTCAATGTCtgatgtaaatataaatattcaaaatgaTACTACTACTAATACCGTACTTACAAATGTAGGTACGGCAAACGAAGTACAAACCAGGTGCATAAACAGCAATAAAGACGATGGATATTGTCATAGTCTCGATTTAAAACCTATCTTGTATGAACAATGCTGTGATTTTTCTTGCGACATAAACGAAAACGATCAAACCACTTCTGCACTGTCGCAATCTTGCCTTCCACAAGTCGAAAATGACTTGGAGCACTGTTCCGAGAGTAGCACAGATGTTCCTAGCACGGTAGGAAAATGTGTCAAGGTGTATACGTCGAAACGACGTAAATCCATTGACGAGGTTCGCAATAAGCTTGTACATACGCAATGCAATTTAGTGCCAACGCCGCCGCACTCTACGGATTCTATAGATTTATTAGACGAACCGTCCGTTAATGATGTACCAGTTTCTTTGTTAACCTCCTTAGATATGGAAAGCGCCGAATATATCTTAAGCTTGAGCGCAGAAAGCATACAATCGATAGTAGGTGGTACTATAAGCAATCAGCACACGGTGATTGGAtatagagaaattaatatgGAACGAAACACCGGTAAAGAGCGGCTAAATTCTACAAATGACACGGATTGCACAAAACCGGTTTTAAGACGCAGCACACGACTGAGTCAACAAGAGAGTGATGAAGCTGCAAGTCTTTCTTCTGGAAGTTCTTCGGGAACTgaaaaatcatttaaaaaaggTAATTCTCCGAATCGATCGGAGTCTTACGCAAAAGCGAAACGTAAAAGAAAGGAGGATCGTAAAGTACCGGATCATAACGTAGTGCAATCCAAGAAAAGCAACAAGAAAACTAATTCGAAATTGATAGTAAGAAAAAGTAACAAGTCTGCATGTACAGTTGCcgttaaagaaagagaagactTAAAATTGAAAGAGGAATCGAAGTCGAAAGCAAACAATAGATTTAAAATCGAAAGTACGGAGAGATCAGTGACTGGAGACCAACCAACTGCTTGTCACTCAGTAAAATCTAATGTATGTAAGTGCATAAGTCGCGCTTTGTGGGGAGATATGTCCGACACGTTGGATTATTGGGAGAACGAAATGGATCTGCTAGCGTATCCGTCCAACACTGAGATTCCCTTCGCCGTTGGCTTGTTACCCTTACGAACCGCTTTGGAAAAGATGCAGGCCACGCCTGATTATCAACCACGCAAAACGCGTTCGTCAGTCGCGCCAATGAAGCAAGACGCAGGTAATAATCTCAAACGAAAATACTGCATACCTTCCGATGCCGTGGTACCgttgaaaaagcaaaataacATCGACGAGAGCCCGAACACCGTATGTCATATAGAGATACGTACTGCACCATCACAATGCGTAAAAAATCGTAAACGGTTCCTTTCAGAATCTATTACGACTCTGCCAGCAAATGCATCGACATCTCAAATAACAAGCAATAATGTtggttaa
- the LOC139108111 gene encoding uncharacterized protein isoform X1 encodes MFHEKSCVRSNCDRVAMVETPRDCVLQWAGHAGYITERFSGLLARQALVDVTLICDEQKLRVHKLVLASNSIYFEEILQQDLGQEPIILLKDLDFEILKAMVEFMYCGETTISHQHLASLHTAAQIFKVKELVSVIDTIVDSKNILSDFESCLKQQRRDCSLKVANSSLTEDDYVCVRCDKLSTEEDTAVCANSNNNDITSSNNQSLENEMVESTEHDLEHTLYEESDADASKKDAIDMSFSMSDVNINIQNDTTTNTVLTNVGTANEVQTRCINSNKDDGYCHSLDLKPILYEQCCDFSCDINENDQTTSALSQSCLPQVENDLEHCSESSTDVPSTVGKCVKVYTSKRRKSIDEVRNKLVHTQCNLVPTPPHSTDSIDLLDEPSVNDVPVSLLTSLDMESAEYILSLSAESIQSIVGGTISNQHTVIGYREINMERNTGKERLNSTNDTDCTKPVLRRSTRLSQQESDEAASLSSGSSSGTEKSFKKGNSPNRSESYAKAKRKRKEDRKVPDHNVVQSKKSNKKTNSKLIVRKSNKSACTVAVKEREDLKLKEESKSKANNRFKIESTERSVTGDQPTACHSVKSNVCKCISRALWGDMSDTLDYWENEMDLLAYPSNTEIPFAVGLLPLRTALEKMQATPDYQPRKTRSSVAPMKQDAGNNLKRKYCIPSDAVVPLKKQNNIDESPNTVCHIEIRTAPSQCVKNRKRFLSESITTLPANASTSQITSNNVG; translated from the exons ATGTTCCATGAAAAATCTTGCGTACGTTCCAACTGCGATAGAG tagCCATGGTTGAAACGCCAAGGGATTGTGTCCTGCAGTGGGCTGGTCATGCGGGATATATTACAGAAAGATTCAGTGGTCTTTTGGCACGTCAAGCTTTAGTCGATGTCACGCTGATCTGCGATGAACAAAAGCTACGTGTTCACAAGCTGGTTTTAGCCTCGAATAGTATTTACTTTGAA GAAATACTACAACAAGATTTGGGGCAAGAAccaattatacttttaaaagaCTTGGACTTTGAAATTTTGAAGGCCATGGTCGAATTCATGTATTGCGGCGAAACTACGATATCTCATCAGCATTTAGCATCGTTACACACTGCGGCACAAATTTTTAAG GTAAAAGAACTGGTATCTGTAATCGATACTATTGTTgattccaaaaatattttgagcGATTTTGAAAGTTGCCTAAAACAGCAAAGAAGAGATTGTAGTTTAAAAGTTGCAAACAGTTCACTCACAGAGGATGATTACGTCTGTGTTAGATGTGATAAATTAAGCACGGAGGAGGATACAGCGGTCTGTGCAAATAGCAATAATAACGATATAACCTCAAGTAATAATCAATCTTTAGAGAACGAAATGGTTGAGAGCACCGAGCACGATTTGGAACACACTTTGTACGAAGAATCGGACGCTGATGCCAGCAAGAAAGATGCAATAGATATGTCGTTCTCAATGTCtgatgtaaatataaatattcaaaatgaTACTACTACTAATACCGTACTTACAAATGTAGGTACGGCAAACGAAGTACAAACCAGGTGCATAAACAGCAATAAAGACGATGGATATTGTCATAGTCTCGATTTAAAACCTATCTTGTATGAACAATGCTGTGATTTTTCTTGCGACATAAACGAAAACGATCAAACCACTTCTGCACTGTCGCAATCTTGCCTTCCACAAGTCGAAAATGACTTGGAGCACTGTTCCGAGAGTAGCACAGATGTTCCTAGCACGGTAGGAAAATGTGTCAAGGTGTATACGTCGAAACGACGTAAATCCATTGACGAGGTTCGCAATAAGCTTGTACATACGCAATGCAATTTAGTGCCAACGCCGCCGCACTCTACGGATTCTATAGATTTATTAGACGAACCGTCCGTTAATGATGTACCAGTTTCTTTGTTAACCTCCTTAGATATGGAAAGCGCCGAATATATCTTAAGCTTGAGCGCAGAAAGCATACAATCGATAGTAGGTGGTACTATAAGCAATCAGCACACGGTGATTGGAtatagagaaattaatatgGAACGAAACACCGGTAAAGAGCGGCTAAATTCTACAAATGACACGGATTGCACAAAACCGGTTTTAAGACGCAGCACACGACTGAGTCAACAAGAGAGTGATGAAGCTGCAAGTCTTTCTTCTGGAAGTTCTTCGGGAACTgaaaaatcatttaaaaaaggTAATTCTCCGAATCGATCGGAGTCTTACGCAAAAGCGAAACGTAAAAGAAAGGAGGATCGTAAAGTACCGGATCATAACGTAGTGCAATCCAAGAAAAGCAACAAGAAAACTAATTCGAAATTGATAGTAAGAAAAAGTAACAAGTCTGCATGTACAGTTGCcgttaaagaaagagaagactTAAAATTGAAAGAGGAATCGAAGTCGAAAGCAAACAATAGATTTAAAATCGAAAGTACGGAGAGATCAGTGACTGGAGACCAACCAACTGCTTGTCACTCAGTAAAATCTAATGTATGTAAGTGCATAAGTCGCGCTTTGTGGGGAGATATGTCCGACACGTTGGATTATTGGGAGAACGAAATGGATCTGCTAGCGTATCCGTCCAACACTGAGATTCCCTTCGCCGTTGGCTTGTTACCCTTACGAACCGCTTTGGAAAAGATGCAGGCCACGCCTGATTATCAACCACGCAAAACGCGTTCGTCAGTCGCGCCAATGAAGCAAGACGCAGGTAATAATCTCAAACGAAAATACTGCATACCTTCCGATGCCGTGGTACCgttgaaaaagcaaaataacATCGACGAGAGCCCGAACACCGTATGTCATATAGAGATACGTACTGCACCATCACAATGCGTAAAAAATCGTAAACGGTTCCTTTCAGAATCTATTACGACTCTGCCAGCAAATGCATCGACATCTCAAATAACAAGCAATAATGTtggttaa
- the LOC139108111 gene encoding uncharacterized protein isoform X3, whose amino-acid sequence MVEFMYCGETTISHQHLASLHTAAQIFKVKELVSVIDTIVDSKNILSDFESCLKQQRRDCSLKVANSSLTEDDYVCVRCDKLSTEEDTAVCANSNNNDITSSNNQSLENEMVESTEHDLEHTLYEESDADASKKDAIDMSFSMSDVNINIQNDTTTNTVLTNVGTANEVQTRCINSNKDDGYCHSLDLKPILYEQCCDFSCDINENDQTTSALSQSCLPQVENDLEHCSESSTDVPSTVGKCVKVYTSKRRKSIDEVRNKLVHTQCNLVPTPPHSTDSIDLLDEPSVNDVPVSLLTSLDMESAEYILSLSAESIQSIVGGTISNQHTVIGYREINMERNTGKERLNSTNDTDCTKPVLRRSTRLSQQESDEAASLSSGSSSGTEKSFKKGNSPNRSESYAKAKRKRKEDRKVPDHNVVQSKKSNKKTNSKLIVRKSNKSACTVAVKEREDLKLKEESKSKANNRFKIESTERSVTGDQPTACHSVKSNVCKCISRALWGDMSDTLDYWENEMDLLAYPSNTEIPFAVGLLPLRTALEKMQATPDYQPRKTRSSVAPMKQDAGNNLKRKYCIPSDAVVPLKKQNNIDESPNTVCHIEIRTAPSQCVKNRKRFLSESITTLPANASTSQITSNNVG is encoded by the exons ATGGTCGAATTCATGTATTGCGGCGAAACTACGATATCTCATCAGCATTTAGCATCGTTACACACTGCGGCACAAATTTTTAAG GTAAAAGAACTGGTATCTGTAATCGATACTATTGTTgattccaaaaatattttgagcGATTTTGAAAGTTGCCTAAAACAGCAAAGAAGAGATTGTAGTTTAAAAGTTGCAAACAGTTCACTCACAGAGGATGATTACGTCTGTGTTAGATGTGATAAATTAAGCACGGAGGAGGATACAGCGGTCTGTGCAAATAGCAATAATAACGATATAACCTCAAGTAATAATCAATCTTTAGAGAACGAAATGGTTGAGAGCACCGAGCACGATTTGGAACACACTTTGTACGAAGAATCGGACGCTGATGCCAGCAAGAAAGATGCAATAGATATGTCGTTCTCAATGTCtgatgtaaatataaatattcaaaatgaTACTACTACTAATACCGTACTTACAAATGTAGGTACGGCAAACGAAGTACAAACCAGGTGCATAAACAGCAATAAAGACGATGGATATTGTCATAGTCTCGATTTAAAACCTATCTTGTATGAACAATGCTGTGATTTTTCTTGCGACATAAACGAAAACGATCAAACCACTTCTGCACTGTCGCAATCTTGCCTTCCACAAGTCGAAAATGACTTGGAGCACTGTTCCGAGAGTAGCACAGATGTTCCTAGCACGGTAGGAAAATGTGTCAAGGTGTATACGTCGAAACGACGTAAATCCATTGACGAGGTTCGCAATAAGCTTGTACATACGCAATGCAATTTAGTGCCAACGCCGCCGCACTCTACGGATTCTATAGATTTATTAGACGAACCGTCCGTTAATGATGTACCAGTTTCTTTGTTAACCTCCTTAGATATGGAAAGCGCCGAATATATCTTAAGCTTGAGCGCAGAAAGCATACAATCGATAGTAGGTGGTACTATAAGCAATCAGCACACGGTGATTGGAtatagagaaattaatatgGAACGAAACACCGGTAAAGAGCGGCTAAATTCTACAAATGACACGGATTGCACAAAACCGGTTTTAAGACGCAGCACACGACTGAGTCAACAAGAGAGTGATGAAGCTGCAAGTCTTTCTTCTGGAAGTTCTTCGGGAACTgaaaaatcatttaaaaaaggTAATTCTCCGAATCGATCGGAGTCTTACGCAAAAGCGAAACGTAAAAGAAAGGAGGATCGTAAAGTACCGGATCATAACGTAGTGCAATCCAAGAAAAGCAACAAGAAAACTAATTCGAAATTGATAGTAAGAAAAAGTAACAAGTCTGCATGTACAGTTGCcgttaaagaaagagaagactTAAAATTGAAAGAGGAATCGAAGTCGAAAGCAAACAATAGATTTAAAATCGAAAGTACGGAGAGATCAGTGACTGGAGACCAACCAACTGCTTGTCACTCAGTAAAATCTAATGTATGTAAGTGCATAAGTCGCGCTTTGTGGGGAGATATGTCCGACACGTTGGATTATTGGGAGAACGAAATGGATCTGCTAGCGTATCCGTCCAACACTGAGATTCCCTTCGCCGTTGGCTTGTTACCCTTACGAACCGCTTTGGAAAAGATGCAGGCCACGCCTGATTATCAACCACGCAAAACGCGTTCGTCAGTCGCGCCAATGAAGCAAGACGCAGGTAATAATCTCAAACGAAAATACTGCATACCTTCCGATGCCGTGGTACCgttgaaaaagcaaaataacATCGACGAGAGCCCGAACACCGTATGTCATATAGAGATACGTACTGCACCATCACAATGCGTAAAAAATCGTAAACGGTTCCTTTCAGAATCTATTACGACTCTGCCAGCAAATGCATCGACATCTCAAATAACAAGCAATAATGTtggttaa
- the Glyrs gene encoding glycine--tRNA ligase isoform X1, whose amino-acid sequence MCIVQSYSRMRLFRRCLHQITRRVAVHRVSNGTPLRKQPVRGIVVTANLHDFTRWGTKKANRNVKVALLLDMTDPKVEEVLAPLRASVKEQGDYVRKLKSDGAPELDIKKAVAELKLRKKVLEDKELSLVSSSITFDRARMEDLLKRRFFLDQSFAIYGGITGQYDFGPMGCSLKTNLINAWRNFFVLEEQMLEVDCSILTPEPVLKASGHVERFADLMVKDLKTGECFRLDHLIKAHLEKLICDKKTNEKTREECRDIIIKLDGMTKNEMAAVLLKYNMKSPVSGNDLTEPIEFNLMFGTQIGPTGLVKGFLRPETAQGIFVNFKRLLAFNQERLPFAAAQIGNAFRNEISPRSGLIRVREFTMAEIEHFCDPNNKSHQKFETVKDVNMLLYSACNQMDGKSAQRLTIGEAVASGLVANETLGYFMARIHQFLLKVGVDPNRMRFRQHMSNEMAHYACDCWDAECLTSYGWIECVGCADRSAYDLTQHTKATGVKLVAEKKLPAPKTVDVCEIVPNKVLIGKTFKKDSKVVQDALAALNEKEIVSLEQALNENGEYELTLPKNISVKIMKNMIEVKRYQKTVHVEEIIPSVIEPSFGIGRIMYALFEHNFKTREGDEKRTYFALPPVVAPLKCSVLPLSGNDEFIPFVKKLSQDLTRADVSHKVDDSSGSIGRRYARTDEIAIPFGITIDFDTLKTPHSATLRDRDSMGQVRINLDELPGVVRDLSYGRTTWAEVETKYPKFEQQESTEP is encoded by the exons ATGTGCATCGTGCAATCATATTCGCGAATGCGGCTTTTCAGGCGCTGTTTGCATCAGATCACGCGTAGGGTTGCCGTGCACCGCGTGTCCAACGGCACTCCGCTTAGAAAACAACCTGTTCGAGGCATCGTAGTCACTGCTAATCTCCACGATTTTACCCGGTGGGGTACTAAGAAGGCGAACAGGAACGTGAAAGTTGCTCTTTTGCTCGACATGACAGATCCTAAGGTCGAGGAAGTCCTAGCGCCGCTCCGGGCGAGCGTCAAGGAACAA GGTGACTATGTAAGGAAACTGAAATCTGATGGTGCTCCAgaattagatattaaaaaggCTGTGGCAGAACTAAAGCTACGGAAAAAGGTGCTAGAAGATAAAGAGCTGTCTTTAGTTTCCAGTAGTATAACATTTGACAGAGCAAGGATGGAGGATCTTTTAAAACGTAGATTCTTCTTAGATCAATCTTTTGCAATTTATGGTGGTATCACCGGTCAATATGACTTCGGACCTATGGGTTGTTCAttgaaaacaaatttaataaatgcctGGAGAAATTTCTTTGTATTGGAGGAACAAATGTTAGAAGTTGATTGTTCTATTTTAACACCTGAGCCAGTGCTGAAGGCATCTGGCCATGTAGAACGTTTTGCTGATTTGATGGTAAAAGATCTGAAGACTGGCGAGTGTTTCCGGCTAGATCACTTAATTAAAGCACACTTGGAAAAGTTAATTTGTGACAAGAAAACGAATGAGAAGACACGCGAGGAATGTAGAGATATCATTATCAAGCTAGATGGTATGACGAAGAACGAAATGGCTGCagtattattgaaatataatatgaaaTCGCCAGTTTCTGGTAATGACCTGACGGAACCGATAGAATTCAACTTAATGTTTGGCACTCAAATTGGACCAACGGGGCTCGTCAAGGGATTTTTGAGACCAGAAACGGCTCAAGGTATCTTTGTAAACTTTAAACGATTGCTGGCATTTAATCAAGAAAGGTTGCCGTTTGCCGCAGCACAAATCGGCAACGCCTTCAGAAACGAGATCTCGCCGCGATCTGGACTTATACGCGTGCGAGAGTTTACCATGGCGGAAATTGAGCATTTCTGCGATCCGAATAATAAAAGTCATCAAAAATTCGAAACTGTTAAAGACGTAAATATGTTATTATACTCGGCATGCAATCAGATGGATGGTAAGAGCGCACAACGCTTAACTATAGGCGAAGCTGTTGCATCTGGCCTAGTGGCGAATGAAACGCTAGGTTATTTCATGGCCAGAATTCATCAGTTTTTACTGAAAGTCGGCGTCGATCCGAATCGTATGCGTTTCCGTCAGCACATGAGTAACGAAATGGCACATTATGCCTGCGACTGTTGGGATGCCGAGTGTCTAACGTCTTATGGATGGATTGAATGTGTAGGATGTGCTGACCGGTCCGCCTATGACTTGACGCAACATACCAAGGCCACCGGCGTGAAACTGGTGGCTGAGAAGAAACTACCTGCTCCGAAAACTGTGGACGTTTGCGAGATTGTACCGAACAAGGTGCTGATcggtaaaacatttaaaaaggACAGCAAAGTTGTGCAAGACGCATTAGCAGCATTaaatgagaaagaaattgTTTCCTTAGAGCAAGCTCTGAACGAGAATGGAGAATACGAGCTGACACTGCCTAAAAATATCAGCGTGAAGATCATGAAAAACATGATAGAAGTAAAGCGTTATCAAAAAACTGTTCATGTAGAAGAGATTATACCCTCGGTAATTGAGCCTTCTTTCGGTATCGGTCGTATCATGTATGCCTTATTTGAACATAATTTCAAGACGAGAGAAGGTGACGAGAAGAGAACGTACTTTGCCCTTCCACCAGTAGTAGCACCATTAAAATGTTCAGTTCTACCACTCAGTGGTAACGACGAATTTATACCATTTGTAAAGAAATTAT cGCAAGATCTTACAAGGGCGGATGTCTCGCATAAAGTAGATGATTCTTCTGGTAGTATCGGACGTAGATATGCTCGCACCGACGAAATAGCAATACCATTTGGTATTACGATCGATTTCGATACTTTAAAGACACCGCACAGTGCAACACTTAGAGATAGAGACAGTATGGGGCAAGTTCGGATAAAC ttGGACGAGTTGCCTGGTGTAGTGAGAGATCTTTCCTATGGAAGAACTACTTGGGCAGAAGTAGAGACAAAATATCCTAAATTTGAACAACAAGAATCAACGGAACCATAA
- the Glyrs gene encoding glycine--tRNA ligase isoform X2 has translation MTDPKVEEVLAPLRASVKEQGDYVRKLKSDGAPELDIKKAVAELKLRKKVLEDKELSLVSSSITFDRARMEDLLKRRFFLDQSFAIYGGITGQYDFGPMGCSLKTNLINAWRNFFVLEEQMLEVDCSILTPEPVLKASGHVERFADLMVKDLKTGECFRLDHLIKAHLEKLICDKKTNEKTREECRDIIIKLDGMTKNEMAAVLLKYNMKSPVSGNDLTEPIEFNLMFGTQIGPTGLVKGFLRPETAQGIFVNFKRLLAFNQERLPFAAAQIGNAFRNEISPRSGLIRVREFTMAEIEHFCDPNNKSHQKFETVKDVNMLLYSACNQMDGKSAQRLTIGEAVASGLVANETLGYFMARIHQFLLKVGVDPNRMRFRQHMSNEMAHYACDCWDAECLTSYGWIECVGCADRSAYDLTQHTKATGVKLVAEKKLPAPKTVDVCEIVPNKVLIGKTFKKDSKVVQDALAALNEKEIVSLEQALNENGEYELTLPKNISVKIMKNMIEVKRYQKTVHVEEIIPSVIEPSFGIGRIMYALFEHNFKTREGDEKRTYFALPPVVAPLKCSVLPLSGNDEFIPFVKKLSQDLTRADVSHKVDDSSGSIGRRYARTDEIAIPFGITIDFDTLKTPHSATLRDRDSMGQVRINLDELPGVVRDLSYGRTTWAEVETKYPKFEQQESTEP, from the exons ATGACAGATCCTAAGGTCGAGGAAGTCCTAGCGCCGCTCCGGGCGAGCGTCAAGGAACAA GGTGACTATGTAAGGAAACTGAAATCTGATGGTGCTCCAgaattagatattaaaaaggCTGTGGCAGAACTAAAGCTACGGAAAAAGGTGCTAGAAGATAAAGAGCTGTCTTTAGTTTCCAGTAGTATAACATTTGACAGAGCAAGGATGGAGGATCTTTTAAAACGTAGATTCTTCTTAGATCAATCTTTTGCAATTTATGGTGGTATCACCGGTCAATATGACTTCGGACCTATGGGTTGTTCAttgaaaacaaatttaataaatgcctGGAGAAATTTCTTTGTATTGGAGGAACAAATGTTAGAAGTTGATTGTTCTATTTTAACACCTGAGCCAGTGCTGAAGGCATCTGGCCATGTAGAACGTTTTGCTGATTTGATGGTAAAAGATCTGAAGACTGGCGAGTGTTTCCGGCTAGATCACTTAATTAAAGCACACTTGGAAAAGTTAATTTGTGACAAGAAAACGAATGAGAAGACACGCGAGGAATGTAGAGATATCATTATCAAGCTAGATGGTATGACGAAGAACGAAATGGCTGCagtattattgaaatataatatgaaaTCGCCAGTTTCTGGTAATGACCTGACGGAACCGATAGAATTCAACTTAATGTTTGGCACTCAAATTGGACCAACGGGGCTCGTCAAGGGATTTTTGAGACCAGAAACGGCTCAAGGTATCTTTGTAAACTTTAAACGATTGCTGGCATTTAATCAAGAAAGGTTGCCGTTTGCCGCAGCACAAATCGGCAACGCCTTCAGAAACGAGATCTCGCCGCGATCTGGACTTATACGCGTGCGAGAGTTTACCATGGCGGAAATTGAGCATTTCTGCGATCCGAATAATAAAAGTCATCAAAAATTCGAAACTGTTAAAGACGTAAATATGTTATTATACTCGGCATGCAATCAGATGGATGGTAAGAGCGCACAACGCTTAACTATAGGCGAAGCTGTTGCATCTGGCCTAGTGGCGAATGAAACGCTAGGTTATTTCATGGCCAGAATTCATCAGTTTTTACTGAAAGTCGGCGTCGATCCGAATCGTATGCGTTTCCGTCAGCACATGAGTAACGAAATGGCACATTATGCCTGCGACTGTTGGGATGCCGAGTGTCTAACGTCTTATGGATGGATTGAATGTGTAGGATGTGCTGACCGGTCCGCCTATGACTTGACGCAACATACCAAGGCCACCGGCGTGAAACTGGTGGCTGAGAAGAAACTACCTGCTCCGAAAACTGTGGACGTTTGCGAGATTGTACCGAACAAGGTGCTGATcggtaaaacatttaaaaaggACAGCAAAGTTGTGCAAGACGCATTAGCAGCATTaaatgagaaagaaattgTTTCCTTAGAGCAAGCTCTGAACGAGAATGGAGAATACGAGCTGACACTGCCTAAAAATATCAGCGTGAAGATCATGAAAAACATGATAGAAGTAAAGCGTTATCAAAAAACTGTTCATGTAGAAGAGATTATACCCTCGGTAATTGAGCCTTCTTTCGGTATCGGTCGTATCATGTATGCCTTATTTGAACATAATTTCAAGACGAGAGAAGGTGACGAGAAGAGAACGTACTTTGCCCTTCCACCAGTAGTAGCACCATTAAAATGTTCAGTTCTACCACTCAGTGGTAACGACGAATTTATACCATTTGTAAAGAAATTAT cGCAAGATCTTACAAGGGCGGATGTCTCGCATAAAGTAGATGATTCTTCTGGTAGTATCGGACGTAGATATGCTCGCACCGACGAAATAGCAATACCATTTGGTATTACGATCGATTTCGATACTTTAAAGACACCGCACAGTGCAACACTTAGAGATAGAGACAGTATGGGGCAAGTTCGGATAAAC ttGGACGAGTTGCCTGGTGTAGTGAGAGATCTTTCCTATGGAAGAACTACTTGGGCAGAAGTAGAGACAAAATATCCTAAATTTGAACAACAAGAATCAACGGAACCATAA